Proteins encoded together in one Bacillota bacterium window:
- a CDS encoding DUF1343 domain-containing protein has protein sequence MIDMKRGHINRVKLGVDVLFDEMSELLKGKKVGFIGNQTSVDEDLTHTADVLYESSEVQLVALFGPEHGFRGAARGKVESYIDEATGLPAYSLYGETYKPTPEMLEGIDALVFDIQDVGVHFYTYESTMAYCMEAAAQQGIEFILMDRPNPIGGEILEGPILEEPFRSFVGVYPVPIRHGLTLGELAQLYNVEFGINCKLTVIPMQGWKRWMWFDETGLGTWVMPSPNMPTLDTAIVYPGTCLFEGTNVSEGRGTTRPYEIIGAPYINGSKLADELNSRDLPGVRFRAAYFIPTFSKYQGELCGGVQLHVRDRNTFRPVATALHMIEAIRKLYPDQFRFDRQAQDGRKSFDLLAGTDKIRIQFEQGASAYEIVTTWGEDLQRFDGLRRKYLIYH, from the coding sequence GTGATAGATATGAAAAGGGGACACATAAACCGCGTCAAACTCGGGGTCGACGTGTTGTTCGACGAAATGTCTGAACTCTTGAAAGGGAAAAAAGTTGGATTCATTGGGAATCAGACATCCGTGGACGAGGATCTGACTCATACCGCGGACGTGCTTTATGAGTCTTCAGAGGTACAGCTGGTCGCCCTGTTCGGGCCTGAGCATGGCTTTAGGGGGGCGGCTCGAGGCAAAGTCGAATCCTATATTGATGAGGCCACAGGGCTTCCGGCATATAGTCTTTACGGGGAGACCTACAAACCCACCCCGGAGATGTTGGAAGGCATAGACGCGTTAGTCTTCGACATCCAAGATGTTGGTGTACATTTCTATACCTATGAATCTACCATGGCTTACTGTATGGAGGCAGCGGCCCAGCAAGGTATAGAATTCATTTTAATGGACCGACCTAATCCGATAGGTGGCGAGATCCTCGAGGGGCCAATTCTTGAGGAACCATTCAGGTCATTTGTGGGTGTTTATCCTGTCCCGATACGACATGGATTGACCCTAGGGGAGTTGGCACAGCTATATAATGTAGAATTTGGCATCAATTGTAAACTCACGGTAATCCCTATGCAGGGATGGAAGCGGTGGATGTGGTTTGATGAAACTGGGCTGGGCACGTGGGTAATGCCATCGCCCAACATGCCAACTCTTGATACGGCGATAGTCTATCCCGGTACCTGTCTGTTTGAAGGTACCAATGTGTCAGAAGGTCGAGGCACCACAAGGCCATATGAGATTATAGGGGCGCCATACATTAATGGAAGCAAGCTGGCCGATGAACTCAATTCGCGGGATCTTCCAGGTGTGAGATTCAGGGCTGCCTACTTTATCCCCACCTTCTCGAAATACCAGGGAGAACTGTGTGGTGGAGTGCAGTTGCATGTACGAGATCGGAATACGTTCCGGCCAGTTGCCACTGCCCTCCATATGATAGAGGCCATCAGAAAGCTCTACCCAGATCAATTCAGATTTGACCGTCAGGCCCAGGATGGGAGGAAATCCTTCGACCTCCTGGCCGGCACTGATAAAATCAGGATCCAATTTGAGCAGGGTGCCTCCGCATATGAAATCGTGACAACCTGGGGAGAGGACCTGCAGAGATTCGATGGGTTAAGGAGGAAATATCTTATCTATCATTGA
- a CDS encoding SIS domain-containing protein translates to MKLTLAEAYSELSINTIRRIYETQGTAIEKAAEKIADSLLNGGILHIFGSGHSHMISREIFGRAGQLIPVSAIVDGSAGKAERCEGYAEMLLRYYDWRPGEVVIVVSNSGRNPLPIEVALKAKKDGLTVIALTNMDHTTRVTSRHSSGRRLFEIADIVIDNCAPYGDAGIELPGTRLKAGPLSTIAGVAAINMLMLTVMQIYLERGETPPISISANLDGSDNRNVELRRKYMSRIRFE, encoded by the coding sequence ATGAAATTGACCCTCGCAGAAGCCTATTCAGAGCTATCCATTAATACCATTCGGAGGATTTATGAGACCCAGGGAACAGCCATCGAAAAGGCCGCAGAGAAGATTGCAGATTCTCTCCTAAATGGCGGGATACTTCATATCTTTGGTAGTGGGCATTCCCATATGATATCTCGAGAGATCTTCGGGAGGGCCGGACAATTAATCCCGGTGAGCGCCATCGTTGATGGTTCAGCGGGAAAGGCTGAGAGGTGTGAGGGTTATGCAGAGATGCTGCTTCGCTATTATGACTGGCGTCCGGGGGAAGTCGTAATAGTTGTATCGAATTCCGGGCGCAACCCGCTCCCCATTGAAGTGGCCCTTAAGGCCAAAAAGGATGGCCTCACGGTCATAGCTCTCACCAACATGGACCACACAACGAGGGTTACTTCGCGTCATTCAAGTGGCAGAAGACTTTTTGAGATTGCAGACATCGTAATTGATAATTGCGCTCCCTATGGAGATGCAGGAATTGAGCTTCCCGGTACGCGGCTCAAAGCTGGTCCCCTTTCGACAATAGCAGGCGTTGCCGCCATTAACATGTTGATGCTTACCGTTATGCAGATATACCTCGAACGCGGGGAAACCCCTCCGATCAGTATTAGCGCAAACCTTGATGGATCTGACAATAGAAATGTCGAACTGCGCCGTAAGTACATGAGCCGCATCAGATTTGAATAG
- a CDS encoding MurR/RpiR family transcriptional regulator, which produces MRDLSSVRKSERTFDKIPIQNCIARLRSAYPSLRPAEKRVADELLGNPEGAVNLSITEVAKRGNTSETTVIRLMKLLGYKGFHEFKIALAKETPYTEMNIYEQIRPADKLEDVAFMFFQTTIRALSDTFSLLQVDELKRAIEAINKARRVYCYGVGASGHVAIEAQDKFLRIDVPAWAFTDSHSQVSSAAMMTPEDVAIGISHSGRTRDTIEALALAKKASATTICLTSDHKSPITDVADICLVAVSGETLLKAGKTISWLSQLAMIDLLTLGVSTLRQEKVLRMLERMAEAVADKKVK; this is translated from the coding sequence GTGAGAGATTTGAGTTCTGTTAGAAAGTCCGAAAGGACATTTGATAAGATCCCTATTCAGAATTGCATAGCTCGTTTGAGAAGCGCATATCCATCCCTTCGGCCCGCCGAAAAGCGAGTTGCTGATGAGCTCCTGGGTAATCCCGAGGGAGCGGTCAACCTGTCCATAACCGAGGTGGCAAAAAGGGGAAATACTAGTGAGACCACGGTGATCCGCCTTATGAAACTCTTGGGGTATAAGGGGTTCCATGAGTTCAAGATAGCGTTGGCGAAAGAGACACCCTATACAGAGATGAATATCTACGAGCAGATACGCCCCGCCGACAAGCTTGAAGATGTAGCTTTCATGTTCTTTCAAACCACTATCCGTGCGTTGAGCGATACTTTTAGTCTTTTGCAAGTGGATGAGCTCAAACGAGCTATTGAGGCAATAAACAAGGCCCGGCGGGTCTACTGTTACGGAGTTGGCGCCTCGGGACATGTAGCAATTGAAGCTCAAGATAAGTTCCTTCGGATTGATGTGCCTGCATGGGCTTTTACGGACTCACATTCCCAGGTATCGTCAGCAGCCATGATGACACCAGAAGATGTAGCCATTGGGATATCTCATTCGGGACGGACCAGAGATACCATTGAAGCTCTCGCGCTTGCCAAAAAAGCTAGCGCCACCACTATTTGTCTGACGAGCGATCATAAATCACCCATAACAGACGTTGCGGACATCTGCCTGGTAGCAGTATCAGGTGAGACTTTATTGAAGGCAGGCAAAACGATCTCCTGGCTTTCCCAACTTGCGATGATAGATCTTTTGACTTTGGGGGTTTCCACCCTCAGGCAGGAGAAGGTCCTGAGAATGTTGGAACGGATGGCTGAGGCAGTAGCGGACAAGAAGGTGAAATAA
- a CDS encoding tyrosine-type recombinase/integrase, translating into MARITADSPNLYVEITALRLFCDLCKQAGISKPISPYMIRHSAITEALELTNGSVRLAQKFSRHAKLETLQVYDDNRHRGQAQVTNLLAAVI; encoded by the coding sequence TTGGCGCGCATTACTGCTGATAGTCCAAATCTCTATGTTGAAATCACTGCTTTAAGGCTTTTCTGTGACCTTTGCAAACAGGCCGGCATATCAAAGCCAATATCTCCATACATGATACGGCATAGCGCGATAACGGAGGCCCTGGAGCTTACCAATGGCAGCGTAAGGCTTGCGCAGAAGTTTTCCCGGCACGCAAAGCTAGAGACCCTACAGGTCTATGATGATAACAGGCACAGAGGACAGGCTCAGGTTACAAACCTTCTGGCGGCGGTTATATGA
- a CDS encoding helix-turn-helix domain-containing protein → MAEATEWVTIQEAADRLKVSKVTIYRWAREGLLAITCSGRFLCNTGFIQVFIDSHIR, encoded by the coding sequence GTGGCAGAAGCAACAGAATGGGTGACCATACAGGAGGCAGCGGATCGGCTGAAAGTAAGCAAGGTGACCATATATCGCTGGGCACGGGAAGGCTTGCTGGCTATAACCTGTTCAGGCCGTTTTCTCTGCAATACGGGCTTCATCCAGGTTTTCATAGACAGTCACATAAGATAG
- a CDS encoding glycosyltransferase: protein MHNKNNKGTEFPILRLDHLIRLTDSTGIIQHARYTLPDFATGYTTDDNARALVLALRLLEPGAPPVEMEKVLELAERYMSFLVYVQRPDGKFHNFVHYTRDFADEEGSEDAFGRAMLACAYAMTQDNHKGISMASKAVWDRAARWISKVCSPRGKAHLILAVARLLTFQRSRTSEVSEQEQPLPLVESLTGLADGLVRQYRAVSARDWQWFEDYLTYSNGIMPEALFWAYRHTGNQDYLDIATESLEFLTWINFRHGKLKLVGNHGWYFRGRNMGQFDEQPVDAAHMVEAYAAAYRATGEEEYQTRMIKAFEWFLGKNILGVPVYDEETGGCHDGLTPSGPNLNEGAESLLSYLLSYVTVYENLDEARIAEKTA, encoded by the coding sequence ATGCATAATAAGAATAATAAGGGGACGGAATTCCCAATCTTAAGGCTTGACCATCTCATAAGGCTTACGGATTCAACAGGGATAATCCAGCATGCTCGATATACATTACCAGATTTTGCTACAGGCTACACAACTGATGATAACGCGCGGGCGCTGGTTCTGGCGTTAAGGCTACTTGAACCAGGCGCTCCACCAGTTGAGATGGAGAAGGTCCTGGAGTTGGCTGAGCGCTATATGAGCTTCCTGGTTTATGTCCAGCGGCCTGACGGCAAGTTTCATAATTTCGTCCATTATACCAGGGATTTTGCCGATGAGGAAGGCTCTGAGGATGCTTTCGGACGGGCGATGCTTGCCTGTGCCTATGCGATGACCCAAGATAATCATAAGGGAATATCTATGGCTTCAAAGGCAGTCTGGGACCGTGCCGCGCGCTGGATAAGTAAGGTTTGCTCGCCCCGGGGTAAGGCACATCTCATACTGGCTGTCGCCCGACTCCTCACTTTTCAGCGCAGCCGCACTAGTGAGGTGTCGGAGCAGGAGCAACCGCTACCTCTGGTAGAGTCGCTTACAGGGCTTGCGGATGGGCTGGTACGGCAATACCGGGCCGTTTCTGCTCGCGACTGGCAGTGGTTTGAGGATTATCTCACCTATTCAAATGGGATCATGCCGGAAGCCCTCTTCTGGGCCTACCGGCATACAGGTAACCAGGATTACCTGGATATCGCTACTGAAAGTCTTGAATTCCTGACCTGGATAAACTTCAGGCACGGGAAACTGAAACTTGTCGGTAACCATGGCTGGTATTTCAGAGGTCGCAATATGGGGCAGTTTGACGAACAGCCAGTGGACGCTGCCCACATGGTTGAGGCCTATGCCGCGGCATACAGGGCCACCGGGGAGGAGGAATACCAGACCCGGATGATCAAAGCATTTGAATGGTTCCTTGGTAAGAATATACTTGGCGTACCGGTATATGATGAAGAAACCGGAGGGTGCCATGACGGGTTGACACCCAGTGGGCCCAACCTCAATGAGGGCGCCGAGTCTCTACTGAGTTACCTGCTATCTTATGTGACTGTCTATGAAAACCTGGATGAAGCCCGTATTGCAGAGAAAACGGCCTGA